Part of the Methylomonas rapida genome is shown below.
TTCGCCACCACCCGTTGCAAATCCGCCAATACGATGGGCTTTATCAGACAATCATTAAATCCCTCTGCTATCAACAAATGCCTATCCTGGCTTTGCACATGCGCCGTTACGGCAATCATGGGTACGACAGGCTCCGTCAACTCGGATTTAATTTTTCTGATCAACTCGTAGCCGTTCATCACCGGCATATTGACGTCGATGAACACCAACGAATAGCGTTTTTTCTGCAGCAGTTCCCAAGCTTCTTGGCCATCGCGTGCCAACGAAATATCCTCGCTCCAATAATGCATTTGCTCGGCTAAAAGCCAGCGATTCATTTCGTTGTCGTCGGCAATCAAAATCGATAAAGCGGTCAAATTCACACCCTTTGTTTGCTCATGTCAGGCGCGGATATAGTAACATCAGACTAACTCTTCTTCTCCACCGCCGGCTTCCTGCCTAAACTTTCCTGGCTTTGTCTAGCCCAACACCAATAAACGCGCACAAAAAAGCCCCGGTGCCAAAAGGCACCGAGGCTTCCGGTTTAAGCAGCGCTTATGGCAGCGATTACATCATGCCGCCCATGCCCCCCATGCCGCCCATGTCAGGCATTGCCGGCGCTTTGTTATCAGCCGGTGCATCGGCTACCATAACTTCGGTGGTGATCATCAGGCCAGCAACGGATGCTGCGTTTTGCAGCGCTGAACGGGTCACTTTCGCAGGATCCAGAATACCCATTTGGATCATGTCGCCGTACTCGCCAGTCGCCGCGTTGTAACCGAAGTTACCGCTACCTTTTCTGACTTCGTTCAATACCACGGACGCTTCGTCGCCGGCGTTGGTGACGATTTGGCGCAAAGGCTCTTCCATTGCACGACGCAGGATGTTGATACCGACGTCTTGGTCGTGGTTGATGCCTTTTAGGCCGTCCAGAGCAGACAGCGCACGAATCAATGCGGTACCACCACCAGCTACCACGCCTTCCTCGACCGCGGCGCGGGTGGAGTGCAGCGCATCTTCGACACGGGCTTTCTTCTCTTTCATTTCGACTTCGGTCGCGGCGCCCACTTTGATCACGGCAACACCGCCAGCCAATTTGGCCAGACGTTCTTGCAGTTTTTCACGATCGTAGTCGGAAGTCGCTTCCTCGGCTTGGGCGCGGATTTGCGCCACGCGGCCTTTGATTTGGCCTTCGTCGCCAGCACCGTCAATGATGGTGGTGTTTTCTTTGTTGATTTGCACGCGTTTCGCGGTACCCAACTGGCTGATGTCTGCTTTTTCCAGTGACAGGCCCACTTCTTCGGAAATCACGGTACCGCCGGTCAGGATTGCGATGTCTTCCAGCATGGCTTTACGACGATCGCCGAAACCAGGGGCTTTAACGGCAGCCACTTTGACGATGCCGCGCATGTTGTTGACCACCAGCGTCGCCAGCGCTTCACCTTCGACATCTTCAGCGATGATCAGCAAGGAACGGCCGGATTTGGCTACGCCTTCCAGAATCGGCAGCATTTCGCGGATGTTGGAGATTTTTTTGTCATACAACAACACGAAAGGATCGTCCAGTTCGACGCTCATGCTTTCTTGTTTGTTGATGAAATATGGAGATAAATAGCCGCGGTCGAATTGCATACCTTCTACCACGTCCAACTCGTTGTTCAGACCGGTGCCTTCTTCAACGGTAATAACGCCTTCTTTACCGACTTTTTCCATCGCTTCGGCGATGATCGCACCAACGGATTCGTCGGAGTTGGCGGAGATGGTGCCTACTTGCGCAATGGCTTTGCTG
Proteins encoded:
- the groL gene encoding chaperonin GroEL (60 kDa chaperone family; promotes refolding of misfolded polypeptides especially under stressful conditions; forms two stacked rings of heptamers to form a barrel-shaped 14mer; ends can be capped by GroES; misfolded proteins enter the barrel where they are refolded when GroES binds) translates to MAAKDVKFGSDARTLMVAGVNILANAVKVTLGPKGRNAVLDKSFGAPTITKDGVSVAKEIELKDKFENMGAQMVKEVASKTSDVAGDGTTTATVLAQAIVNEGLKAVAAGMNPMDLKRGIDSAVTAAVAAIEKAATPCSDSKAIAQVGTISANSDESVGAIIAEAMEKVGKEGVITVEEGTGLNNELDVVEGMQFDRGYLSPYFINKQESMSVELDDPFVLLYDKKISNIREMLPILEGVAKSGRSLLIIAEDVEGEALATLVVNNMRGIVKVAAVKAPGFGDRRKAMLEDIAILTGGTVISEEVGLSLEKADISQLGTAKRVQINKENTTIIDGAGDEGQIKGRVAQIRAQAEEATSDYDREKLQERLAKLAGGVAVIKVGAATEVEMKEKKARVEDALHSTRAAVEEGVVAGGGTALIRALSALDGLKGINHDQDVGINILRRAMEEPLRQIVTNAGDEASVVLNEVRKGSGNFGYNAATGEYGDMIQMGILDPAKVTRSALQNAASVAGLMITTEVMVADAPADNKAPAMPDMGGMGGMGGMM